The following are encoded in a window of Pseudomonas sp. St316 genomic DNA:
- a CDS encoding condensation domain-containing protein encodes MFSFEHWIDVLQANAQHFPQRAALHFLPDGVEIGETLTFAQLHEQSRSLAAALQARYAPGDRVLLMLPSSLDYARAFCACLYAGLIAVPLFPPPSRKPRHLDRVRNVVVDAEPSLILAPADYCEGLLELVEGRVEVLTVQDLGTPPASQWQRPAIDGSTVAFLQYTSGSTGSPKGVEVRQRNLIANVELMRQAYDFNEHGAMVNWLPLYHDMGLIGGLLAPLYSGMPCYLMASQTFVNAPSTWLQALSRYRATVSFAPNFAYALCNRVVSDNLIAQLDLSAWKHAINGAEPIHPGTLEVFAQRFAACGLKPLAISPGYGQAEATLCVSATPADALPVVLRLDKAVLETGRVALAAADAAAVEFVACGYPQALHSIAIVDPQTFERCADDRIGEVWLKGPSNAESYWKNPAATREAFEARIVGSSEHYLRSGDLGFMHEGQVVICGRLKDLLILNGRNLYPHDIEFAITDAEPGIRTGRIAAFSEMDPALGREKLVIVAEPQRKFVDPAHHPALFASMQNAVREAADCGIDQIVLVQAGTIPMTTSGKIARQGARKQLAAGTLSIIAQSGGTLASNDEVLDLAQLKHLATETPQQAQAACRRWLEQTLHAVNPYFCAQFDLSLVAQGLDSIGLADFAARLHRDLGWNLDTQALFGEQTLGQWALALQGFLEQAPPTAKTSIERLDTHQGRQSFAQSRLWFLRQLNPDDTQHNLVLHLHLQGSLDVEALALRLNTLVERHGVLRTVYHDGVAGPQQRVLPASAVPLAHHDLRDQSEAQQQQALRDHLANEHATPLDLDTGPVLRAQLLSHDEQRHDLLLTLHHIAFDGRSAQVLLAELAGSADASSPVQYLDFAQWEARHWSEQRVATEQDFWREHLAGIPQSLDLGDRGKAQGQHHLDFSVPQASCERLATLAREQGMTLFMLLLASYQLVLKQLGGQQQFLLGTDVSGRPLAEHNDVIGFFVNQLTLRCDLLGEPTLAGFLKRVRDEARLAYAHQGLPFDLVVSALAPQRRSGHSPLFQVKLNYQPSRVTPTAIAGAHLSALEVAQAPGDFHLVLDLVHDNEGLAATLKYRGEYFDQDRALRLQHLWTGLLEQLHTLLDEPLPALAERIDNWDQAFARERQQSQAQAGRSQMMQAKRRSLSL; translated from the coding sequence ATGTTTTCATTTGAACACTGGATCGACGTGCTGCAAGCCAACGCCCAGCACTTCCCTCAGCGTGCCGCCCTGCATTTTCTGCCGGACGGCGTAGAGATCGGCGAAACCCTGACCTTTGCCCAACTGCACGAGCAATCCCGCTCCCTGGCGGCCGCGCTGCAAGCGCGTTATGCGCCGGGTGATCGGGTGTTGCTGATGCTGCCCAGCAGCCTCGACTACGCCCGCGCCTTCTGTGCCTGCCTGTATGCGGGCCTGATTGCCGTGCCATTGTTTCCACCACCGTCGCGCAAACCGCGACACCTGGACCGCGTCCGCAACGTGGTGGTGGATGCCGAGCCTTCGCTGATTCTCGCCCCGGCGGACTATTGCGAAGGCTTGTTGGAGCTGGTGGAGGGTCGCGTCGAGGTGCTGACCGTCCAGGACCTGGGCACGCCACCGGCCAGCCAGTGGCAACGCCCGGCCATCGATGGTTCGACCGTGGCCTTCCTGCAATACACCTCGGGCTCTACCGGTTCGCCCAAAGGCGTCGAGGTGCGTCAACGCAACCTGATCGCCAACGTCGAGCTGATGCGCCAGGCGTACGATTTCAACGAGCACGGCGCCATGGTCAACTGGTTGCCGCTGTATCACGACATGGGCTTGATCGGCGGCCTGCTGGCCCCGCTCTACAGCGGCATGCCGTGCTACCTGATGGCCTCCCAGACCTTCGTCAACGCGCCATCGACCTGGTTGCAGGCGTTGAGTCGCTACCGCGCCACCGTCAGTTTCGCCCCCAACTTCGCCTATGCCCTGTGCAACCGCGTGGTCAGCGATAACCTGATCGCGCAGCTCGACCTGAGCGCCTGGAAACACGCCATCAACGGCGCCGAACCGATCCACCCTGGCACCCTGGAGGTCTTCGCCCAGCGCTTTGCCGCGTGCGGCCTGAAACCGTTGGCCATCAGCCCCGGTTACGGCCAGGCCGAAGCGACCCTGTGCGTCAGCGCCACGCCGGCCGACGCCCTGCCCGTGGTGCTGCGCCTGGACAAGGCCGTGCTGGAAACCGGCCGCGTAGCCCTGGCGGCGGCCGATGCCGCCGCCGTGGAATTCGTCGCCTGTGGGTACCCGCAAGCCTTGCACAGCATCGCCATCGTCGACCCGCAGACCTTTGAGCGCTGTGCTGACGATCGCATTGGCGAAGTCTGGCTCAAGGGCCCGAGCAACGCCGAATCCTATTGGAAGAACCCCGCTGCCACTCGCGAAGCCTTTGAGGCACGGATTGTCGGTTCATCGGAGCATTACCTGCGCTCCGGCGACCTGGGCTTCATGCACGAAGGCCAGGTGGTTATCTGTGGGCGGCTCAAGGACCTGTTGATTCTCAATGGGCGCAACCTCTACCCCCACGACATCGAATTCGCCATCACCGATGCCGAGCCGGGCATCCGCACCGGGCGCATCGCCGCATTCTCGGAAATGGACCCGGCCCTGGGCCGCGAGAAACTGGTGATCGTCGCCGAGCCACAGCGCAAGTTCGTCGACCCGGCACATCACCCGGCGCTGTTCGCGTCGATGCAAAACGCCGTGCGCGAAGCCGCCGATTGTGGCATCGATCAGATTGTGCTGGTGCAAGCCGGCACCATCCCGATGACCACCAGCGGCAAGATCGCCCGACAAGGTGCGCGCAAACAACTGGCCGCGGGCACGTTGAGCATCATCGCCCAGAGCGGTGGCACGCTAGCCTCGAACGACGAGGTGCTTGACCTTGCTCAACTCAAGCACCTGGCGACCGAAACGCCGCAACAGGCCCAAGCCGCCTGCCGCCGATGGCTGGAACAAACGCTGCACGCGGTCAACCCGTACTTTTGCGCCCAGTTCGACCTCAGCCTCGTGGCCCAGGGCCTGGACTCCATCGGCCTGGCCGACTTCGCCGCTCGCTTGCACCGCGACCTGGGCTGGAACCTCGACACCCAAGCGCTGTTCGGCGAACAAACCCTTGGGCAATGGGCGCTGGCCTTGCAAGGCTTCCTGGAGCAAGCGCCGCCAACCGCCAAGACCTCGATCGAGCGCCTCGACACCCACCAGGGTCGTCAGTCATTCGCCCAGAGTCGCCTGTGGTTCCTGCGTCAGTTGAACCCGGACGACACCCAGCACAACCTGGTGCTGCACCTGCATCTGCAAGGGTCATTGGACGTCGAGGCGCTGGCACTGCGCCTGAACACGCTGGTCGAGCGCCACGGTGTCTTGCGCACCGTCTACCACGACGGAGTCGCAGGCCCACAACAACGGGTGCTGCCGGCTTCGGCGGTTCCGCTGGCGCATCACGACTTGCGTGATCAGAGTGAGGCGCAGCAACAGCAGGCACTGCGCGACCACCTGGCCAACGAACACGCCACACCGCTGGACCTGGACACCGGCCCCGTGCTGCGGGCGCAATTGCTCAGCCACGATGAACAGCGACATGACCTGCTGTTGACCCTGCACCACATCGCTTTCGATGGGCGCTCGGCGCAAGTGCTGCTGGCGGAGCTGGCCGGCTCGGCAGACGCCTCGTCGCCGGTGCAGTACCTCGACTTCGCCCAATGGGAAGCCCGACACTGGAGCGAACAAAGGGTCGCCACCGAGCAGGACTTCTGGCGCGAACACCTGGCCGGCATACCGCAGTCGCTGGACCTGGGTGACCGCGGCAAAGCCCAAGGCCAGCACCACCTGGACTTCAGCGTGCCCCAGGCCAGCTGCGAACGGCTGGCGACACTGGCCCGCGAGCAAGGCATGACCTTGTTCATGCTGTTGCTGGCCAGCTACCAACTGGTGCTCAAGCAACTGGGCGGCCAGCAGCAGTTTTTGCTGGGCACCGACGTCAGCGGCCGGCCACTGGCCGAGCACAACGACGTCATCGGTTTCTTCGTCAACCAGTTGACCCTGCGCTGCGACTTGCTTGGCGAACCGACCCTGGCCGGTTTCCTCAAACGGGTTCGTGATGAGGCGCGCCTGGCTTATGCCCATCAAGGCTTGCCTTTCGATCTGGTGGTCTCGGCGCTCGCGCCGCAACGCCGCTCCGGTCACTCGCCGCTGTTCCAGGTCAAGCTCAACTATCAACCCTCACGGGTGACTCCGACCGCCATTGCCGGCGCGCACTTGTCTGCGCTGGAGGTGGCACAGGCACCGGGGGATTTCCACTTGGTACTCGACCTGGTGCACGACAACGAAGGCCTCGCCGCAACCCTCAAGTATCGCGGCGAATACTTCGACCAGGACCGTGCCTTGCGCCTGCAACACCTGTGGACGGGCCTGCTGGAACAACTACACACCCTGTTGGACGAGCCGCTGCCGGCATTGGCCGAGCGCATCGACAACTGGGACCAGGCCTTTGCCCGTGAGCGACAACAGTCACAGGCGCAGGCCGGTCGCAGCCAGATGATGCAAGCCAAACGTCGCTCCTTGTCCCTTTAA
- a CDS encoding TauD/TfdA family dioxygenase, whose product MSIVPPSPRALGAVRRKAMNVSEQQLVTERLLSPDHALPLVIEPAVSGVDLVAWAARERESLEKKLLQYGALLFRGFNVASVEQFDQVIAALSPGALEYMFRASPRTRVGGNIYTSTDYPADQMIFPHNEHSYSPRFPLRLFFYCQLPSETGGETPIGSTRAVKAGISAQIEARFREKGVLYVRNYGDGFGLPWQTVFQSEDRGEVEAYCASVGIEVEWKDNNRLRTRQRGPAVVRHPRTGEEVWFNHATFFHISTLPERIRDSLQSNFNDLDLPTNTFYGDGEPIEPHVLQSLRAAYLDSLVRFSWQQGDVLFIDNMLAVHGREPFTGKRAIMTGMAEALLSSDVAV is encoded by the coding sequence ATGTCTATCGTGCCCCCATCGCCACGCGCCCTCGGCGCCGTGCGTCGCAAAGCCATGAACGTCTCGGAACAACAATTGGTCACCGAGCGCCTGCTCAGCCCGGACCACGCCCTGCCGCTGGTGATCGAGCCGGCGGTCAGTGGTGTCGATCTCGTCGCCTGGGCCGCCCGGGAACGCGAGTCGCTGGAAAAGAAACTGCTGCAGTACGGCGCCCTGCTGTTTCGCGGCTTCAACGTCGCCTCCGTCGAGCAGTTCGACCAGGTGATCGCCGCGCTCTCCCCCGGCGCACTGGAATACATGTTCCGCGCCTCGCCCCGGACACGGGTCGGCGGCAACATCTACACCTCGACCGACTACCCGGCCGACCAGATGATTTTCCCCCACAACGAACACTCCTATTCACCACGCTTCCCGCTGCGGCTGTTCTTCTACTGCCAACTGCCGTCCGAGACCGGTGGTGAAACACCGATTGGCTCGACCCGCGCCGTGAAGGCCGGGATCAGCGCGCAGATCGAAGCGCGTTTCCGGGAAAAAGGCGTGCTGTACGTTCGCAACTACGGCGACGGTTTCGGCCTGCCGTGGCAAACCGTATTCCAGTCCGAAGACCGCGGCGAAGTGGAGGCCTACTGCGCCAGCGTCGGCATCGAAGTGGAATGGAAAGACAACAATCGCCTGCGCACCCGCCAACGCGGGCCAGCCGTGGTGCGCCACCCGCGCACTGGCGAAGAGGTCTGGTTCAACCACGCCACCTTCTTCCACATCAGCACCCTGCCTGAGCGAATCCGCGATTCGCTGCAAAGCAACTTCAACGACCTCGACTTGCCCACCAACACCTTTTATGGCGATGGCGAACCGATCGAGCCGCACGTATTGCAATCGCTGCGTGCGGCCTACCTCGATTCCCTGGTGCGGTTCAGTTGGCAGCAGGGGGACGTGTTGTTCATTGACAACATGCTCGCCGTGCACGGTCGCGAACCCTTTACCGGCAAGCGCGCCATCATGACCGGCATGGCTGAAGCCCTGCTGTCGAGCGACGTTGCCGTCTGA
- a CDS encoding amino acid adenylation domain-containing protein translates to MSGLQGFRISPQQASVYPHINGAAQHPFSCHLQWSLSQPLDIAALNNRLQALVAGSEILRTRLMPVLGLRDPVQVIDEAGALAVNVQDLRQHNRADQDAALTRLADQPRDWTTPLHVTLLRLSDDQAVLDLAAASSHFDLASLKWLAGAMLHDTPTDLSDTLQYADYAEWRWSLVEEAPDHPGVSFWKPSGETEQATLQLPLEVALEGGFAPTRLDLALPADLARHPALTPDLLLAAWTVVLGRLAGQQQVPLTLIHESRGAELENTLGLFEQCLPVSIELDAQATLLEQCTQVAATLERAVGWQDYYTGHLNAGYAFAWRTGDAQERHASAVMNPLKACLNVRQLPDSLHAQLVYDRHALSADAAGCLAEQWRQLLQGALAEPQRAWAQLPLGGVLQTQLIGRDASMPSIEPVTLVELIARQVRQQPNAIALSDQDGDLSYSRLDACATQLAHRLVAAGIGAGVPVGILFARSNAAIVAMLAVLKAGGAYVPIDPTYPADRRAYMLADSAIAHIVVSAELADSVPANLQRFVLNELTTQDLGDVPALPLPDANDLAYLIYTSGSTGAPKAVEISHGALSFSTQVRMTTYDTPVRAYLLLSSFAFDSSVAGIFWTLAQGGRLVLPAPGEELEMSRLAQLIAQHQVSHGLSLPSLYQALLDQLQRSAGTDSLACWIVAGEACPPSLIAQHSKTLPHARLVNEYGPTEATVWATYEVLEPSRNVSIGRPIAGMDLRLLNEFDTACGIGEPGEIVLAGPTLARGYRHKPEETTKAFVTLADGTRAYRTGDLACWLADGRLAFLGRKDHQVKVRGYRIELGEIERQLCSHSDVREAAVIVQEHAAGKRLLAYILAAHGYAPDSEAIKRFLGERLPSYMVPALVLTLASFPRTPNGKLDTRQLPDPDSFDESAHVAPRNAMETALQAIVAKVLKLSTVSVTDNFFAIGGDSILSLQVVAQAHEQGIALSAKQVFERQTIAAMAEVAQPLAPSAAEPQADSTEFSASGLSDDEMQALMAELDEADQ, encoded by the coding sequence ATGAGCGGACTTCAAGGTTTTCGTATTTCGCCGCAACAGGCATCGGTTTACCCCCACATCAACGGTGCGGCACAGCACCCGTTCAGCTGTCATTTGCAATGGTCGCTGTCGCAACCGCTAGACATCGCGGCCTTGAACAACCGCTTGCAAGCCCTGGTGGCCGGCAGTGAGATCCTGCGCACGCGGCTGATGCCCGTGCTCGGCCTGCGCGACCCGGTGCAGGTGATTGATGAAGCCGGTGCACTGGCGGTGAACGTCCAGGACCTGCGCCAGCACAACCGCGCCGACCAGGACGCCGCGCTGACTCGGCTCGCCGATCAACCCCGTGACTGGACAACTCCACTGCACGTGACCCTGCTGCGCCTGTCCGATGACCAAGCGGTCCTGGACCTGGCGGCGGCCAGCAGCCACTTCGACCTCGCCAGCCTGAAATGGCTGGCCGGCGCAATGCTGCACGACACCCCCACGGACCTGTCCGACACCCTGCAGTACGCCGATTACGCCGAATGGCGCTGGAGCCTGGTTGAAGAGGCACCGGACCATCCGGGCGTGAGCTTCTGGAAACCCTCGGGCGAAACCGAACAGGCCACTTTGCAGCTGCCGCTCGAAGTGGCCCTCGAGGGCGGATTTGCGCCGACCCGATTGGACCTGGCGTTGCCGGCCGACCTCGCTCGTCATCCGGCCCTGACCCCGGACCTGTTGCTGGCGGCATGGACAGTGGTGCTGGGACGATTGGCCGGCCAGCAACAGGTGCCGCTCACCCTGATCCATGAAAGTCGCGGCGCGGAACTGGAGAACACCCTGGGCCTGTTCGAGCAGTGCCTGCCCGTGAGCATCGAACTGGATGCCCAGGCGACCCTCCTGGAGCAATGCACACAAGTGGCCGCCACCCTGGAACGGGCCGTCGGCTGGCAGGACTATTACACCGGCCACCTCAACGCCGGCTATGCCTTTGCCTGGCGCACGGGCGACGCCCAAGAGCGCCATGCCAGCGCGGTGATGAACCCGCTGAAGGCTTGCCTGAACGTACGCCAGTTGCCCGACAGCCTGCACGCACAGCTGGTCTACGACCGCCATGCCCTCAGCGCCGACGCCGCGGGCTGCCTCGCCGAGCAATGGCGGCAACTGCTGCAAGGCGCCCTGGCTGAACCGCAACGGGCCTGGGCCCAACTGCCCCTGGGTGGAGTGCTGCAAACACAGTTGATCGGCCGCGACGCGAGTATGCCGTCCATCGAACCGGTAACGCTGGTGGAATTGATTGCCCGTCAGGTTCGCCAGCAGCCGAACGCCATCGCCCTCAGCGACCAGGACGGCGACCTGAGCTACAGCCGCCTCGACGCCTGCGCCACGCAACTGGCCCATCGACTGGTCGCCGCCGGCATCGGTGCAGGAGTGCCCGTCGGCATCCTGTTCGCCCGCAGCAACGCGGCCATTGTCGCCATGCTCGCCGTCTTGAAAGCCGGTGGCGCCTACGTGCCAATCGACCCGACCTACCCGGCCGATCGTCGCGCCTACATGCTCGCCGACAGCGCCATTGCCCACATCGTGGTCAGCGCCGAACTGGCCGACAGTGTACCGGCCAATCTGCAACGCTTCGTGCTGAATGAGCTGACAACCCAGGACCTCGGCGATGTGCCGGCGCTGCCGTTGCCGGACGCGAACGACCTCGCCTACTTGATCTACACCTCGGGCTCTACCGGTGCGCCGAAAGCCGTGGAAATCAGCCATGGCGCACTGAGCTTCTCGACCCAGGTGCGCATGACCACCTATGACACCCCAGTGCGCGCCTACTTGCTGCTGTCGTCGTTCGCCTTCGACAGCTCGGTCGCCGGGATTTTCTGGACCCTGGCCCAAGGCGGACGCCTGGTCTTGCCCGCCCCAGGGGAAGAGCTGGAAATGTCCCGCCTGGCGCAACTGATTGCCCAGCATCAGGTCAGCCACGGCCTGTCGCTGCCGTCGCTGTACCAGGCCCTGCTCGATCAACTGCAACGCAGCGCAGGCACCGACAGCCTCGCCTGCTGGATCGTCGCCGGTGAAGCCTGCCCGCCGTCACTGATCGCGCAACATAGCAAGACCCTGCCCCACGCCCGGCTGGTGAATGAATACGGTCCCACGGAAGCCACCGTCTGGGCCACCTATGAGGTGCTGGAGCCCAGCCGGAACGTCAGCATCGGTCGTCCGATCGCCGGCATGGACCTGCGCCTGCTGAACGAATTCGACACCGCCTGTGGCATCGGTGAGCCGGGGGAAATCGTCCTCGCCGGCCCAACCCTGGCTCGCGGCTACCGCCACAAGCCCGAAGAAACCACCAAGGCCTTCGTCACCCTGGCCGACGGCACCCGTGCCTACCGCACCGGCGACCTGGCGTGCTGGCTGGCCGACGGGCGCCTGGCGTTCCTCGGGCGCAAAGACCATCAGGTCAAGGTTCGCGGCTACCGCATCGAGCTGGGGGAAATCGAACGCCAGCTGTGCAGCCACAGCGACGTGCGCGAAGCCGCGGTGATCGTCCAGGAACACGCCGCCGGCAAGCGCCTGCTCGCCTACATCCTGGCCGCCCACGGCTACGCACCGGACTCGGAAGCGATCAAGCGCTTCCTCGGCGAACGCCTGCCGTCGTACATGGTGCCGGCCCTGGTGCTGACCCTGGCGAGCTTTCCGCGCACGCCCAACGGCAAGCTCGACACCCGTCAATTGCCCGACCCCGACTCGTTCGACGAAAGCGCCCACGTGGCGCCGCGCAACGCCATGGAAACCGCTCTGCAAGCCATCGTCGCCAAGGTCTTGAAGCTCTCGACAGTGAGCGTCACCGACAACTTTTTCGCCATCGGCGGCGACTCGATCCTGAGCCTGCAAGTGGTGGCCCAGGCCCATGAGCAAGGCATCGCGCTCTCGGCCAAGCAAGTCTTCGAACGCCAGACCATCGCGGCGATGGCCGAGGTCGCGCAACCGCTGGCGCCGAGCGCCGCCGAGCCGCAGGCCGACAGCACCGAGTTCAGCGCCTCGGGCCTGTCCGATGACGAAATGCAAGCGCTGATGGCCGAACTGGACGAGGCCGACCAGTGA